From the genome of Oryza glaberrima chromosome 1, OglaRS2, whole genome shotgun sequence:
ataaaattaatcaaATGAACCTGCATTTTGTATTTGCCCTAAATAGCTCAATCTTGACCGGTGAATCTTTGGTTATGATGAGGGTTTATTTATAAAGTAGTTTACACAATAGATGCAAATCGTAAATTATATGCATAACCTTATACTTATTCTTTTGCTTTTCCCCCTTCCTTGCTTTCTTTCGTCTTCTAGTAGTTTCATCTCCGGAAACCTCTTGAATTATTATGTTCACATCCATCAAATTCAACGGTCAAGATTCATTTATCCTCTTTCATCTTGTAATGAATCCAACGGTTAATATTTATAGAATGATGTGACTCATCCTCGTTTCATTTTGAGTTTCACTTTTCATTAGTTAagatgggacgaagggagtacttgtATTTAGACAACTTTAAAAAGGGAAGCATATGTACTCTTActaaatggaatggaatattgaaTATTAGTTTAATGATTTGTGATATTATCATATGGTATAAACAAATGAATTAATTGTTATGATGCTGAAAATAAATGCAAGATAGTATTATAAGAAACTAATGTATTGAGAATTCTTTATAAAATGCACCATTTGAAAGCTCGAGAAGCATGCCGTTGAATGGAATTGTTCCATTCCTGTAAAAACAACACCCCTTTTAATTAAAAGATGGATATTACAGGATGTAGAGGTGAATTGGGTATAACATAAACTTGACTGAAAACTCATCGTGGAGTATGGGAGTATGGGGTAGTCAGTCTATTCGGCAAAGCCGGGCCACAACACCCGCAACAACTGCCTTTACACTTGAGGAACTGTCTGTGCTAGCTACTACTATAACGCAGTCGTAGCCCAGCCAGCCGAACAACCTTGTAATTTTAGCATTGGTCAGATTCGTAGTTAGAATGTATCGTACTcatattagtttttctttttaagtttaGACTGAGGAAATACTATGTGTGCAAGATTTGAAAGGTTTTTAAGTTTAGACTGAGGAAATACTATGTGTGCAAGATTTGAAAGGTTTTTAAGTTTAGACTGAGGAAATACTATGTGTGCAAGATTTGAAAGGTTATACTCAGGCCATTCACATTGCGGTTTGCTCATTTGAAGAGCCCTAGATGCCACATAAGCACAACACATTTAGGCCACACACCCCTACACCCCACAGTAAAGGTCACAcctagttgttttttttaatttcggaCCCGCATGTCAGCCCCTTCCTATACCTTTTCTCCTCCCTACCCCTCTCTTTCTCACCTGATCCCCTTCTCTGCCGGAATCGCCGCATCTCGTTCTCGCTCCGCCAGCGccagcctcttcttccctctgCCGTcgtctctcctctccaccaccgccactcctcctcctcgctggcGGCGCAAGAAATGAAGCTGAaagggcggccggaggtgaCAGTGACAAGGCCCTCTTTCTCTCTACGAATCGAGCTCCGACGGCGGTGGATCGAGCTCCGATGGTGTTGCCGCGCAATGGATTGAGCTCGCGCTCATATTCTTGGAGCCGGCATCGATGGCTACTTGCGGCGTCCCACGCTCCATGAAGATGGCCACCTCGTCCTCCTCTCGCTGGCCGATCTACTCGCAACAGCGGCATCACCGCTGAATCTTCTTGGGTGGTAGAGTTGGCGACTGATCTGCTGGCGGCCTGACGGCGACCACAATGGCTCTCGGCGACGACAaccacactactagaaaaatcatttgttaccacgaaaaaaatcgtggcatcaatactaaaattgtggcaatagatacatattgccacaattttaaaGTCGTTGCTAGCTGTGGTAATAAATAGCATGataataggttattgcaatattttttatttagtggTAATAAATTTTGATGTTGCCATGACGTgcagcgccgccgcttctccttctccccttCCCGCTGCTTTTGTGGACCCTGCATTAGATGTATGCAGTTGCAGGCGAGGCTCTCGAAGCCAAAATGAGATACGGGAAGCAAACTAAGGTCATGGCCCCCATCTACTTTTTTGTCCACCACAGCGAGTGTCCTACGTGGCTGAGCGAGTCCACACGCCACGTAGGAGCGCTGTGAATGGCCTCAAAGAGAAGAAGAGTTGATTAgaggaagtttaatagtatagccaattactagctcaaaatcatctataatcaatttaatagccaatttatacaatagttgcctACAAACATATACTATGctattaatatttggtcccacATATTACACATGTTGCTTCTTGAAGTTTGTGCTGCAGttagctataaatttgtagctcgttgctcttctctcttatttttgtctccttaaaatatatttatagctagcttatatcTGCTGTTATATTAGGGCTTTGCTCGTACCATAGATGACGtcaaaaggagaaaaatgatctctagcaagtttaatagtatagcccactactagcccCAAATCGTCAATAGCTatgtaatagtcaatttatacaatagttgtttactatactattaatatatggtcccacatgtcatacgcATATTACGTTTTGGAGTCTGTGCTATAGCCCGATGCTTTTTTATCtattcctttatctctttaaaatattgtttatagttggcttatagcctgctaacCTGCTGTAAACTTTCTTTCTCCCCATCGATGAGAGATGAGGGCTATGGCTGTGGTGCAATGTGTAGCATAGATGGCTACTACTCCTCCGGCTAGTGGTAATTGCTTGTTGTAGGAGGGGGAAATGATGATGCTAGATTTGGGGTGGTCGGGCCGTGTGGACCAAAGTCAAGTCACGACGACGCAGCCACCccgccatccatccatccatccatccatcctcaAACgccaaagcagcagcagcagctagcctAGGGAGTCGTAGTACAGCCACCCAGTGGCCACTGCCCCGTACGTCCATCTCCAGCCATGTGGTCCctacgacgccgacgacgacacaAAATCACGCGACACGTTTCGCCTCCTCGTTGGCCGTCATCACACACCTGCTCTCTGCTGGTACAGCCTCTCTTCCCATGCACTCTGCCATCAGATTTCTCCTCCCGGGCTGTAAAACGTTTAACGTAGGGTGTgttttcacgttaaaattagaagtttggttgaaattaaaacaatgagatgaaaaagttaaaagtttatgtgtgtagaaaagtttagatgtgatagaaaagttagaagtttgaagaaaaagtttggaactaaactcggccgtaCTGTAACTCATAATCAAGCTTGTAAGATGAGAGTATATACACGCCGTCAAACAGAGAGTGGTGTCATTTAATTGAAATCAAGTTTGGACTGATACACATGTCTAAATTTAAATTGAGTGGAGGTgcaaatatgttaaaaatagataaactatagCTAAATAAATTTATTGACCGGTTCCTAGGCACCCCCTCTCATACCTAGTTCTTCCCTTGCACTTCGTATAGATGTGATAAATTTACTTATCGTTTCTATCGAAAATCAAGATTAAGTTAGTAcacgaaaaataataaaatcgttagtgcatgattaattgaatttcAATTGTTATATacttagaaaataaattaattttacatAGTGCCCCGGATTATTgccaaaaatcattttctccGTACTTTCTTTCGCTGCAATGCTTACCACTGCAATTTTACATAGAcagtcttttttaaaaaaatatttaatttgttcatGTAATCGAGAAAATAATCCACGATAATTTTATATAAGTTAGATcgcctatataaaattttagataAGCCACTGCGCTTTGTTATATGGTGCTAATCAACCATCTTTGAGCCAAGAAACCGTTCAGTAAACCAGTTAAAACCAAAAAAGAATAAAGTACTGcgagcagtttttttttcttttgcaaaggTTGTCCGAGTTTCATTGGTTCTCGTCGATTATATCAAAGCAGTAATATACTCCCTGCAATAATCCATCGGCGAGATCTTCCGAAACCCTTCGGAGTTTTCTCACTGCGTTGTTCAGATAGTATGACTTTCTCTTCGGCTACttgctttactttttttttttttggccttttAACAGTTTTGACATGTGCTGTTGCAGTGTTGGTAGTACCTGCCTACCTGGAAGAAATGTGCGTTAATTCTACAAGAGGGGGGACCAATCGTTTTTGCCAATATTCTGTTCAATCAACAAACTGACGACACTGACTGTGATTAAAAGAGCTTAACCAGTTAAAGAGCCCAGCAGTAACTAAAATAGCTTGATCAATTACAGCTCATTAACTTTCTAGGAAACACAATACTCCTAAAATTGTTTTCAGATTTATGCATGCAGTGATACAATGAACCTCGACTCCTTGAGATTGCAGGggggaaaaaaggaaatattatCATCATCTTGAGATAAGTATAATGTGGTAGGAGAATCAATTATCAAAGAAAAGGAGATGGTGTATAGTAATAACCACAAGCTGAGCAGCCTGAGCTTATCTTATCTGATCCTCTCACCCTCTATGTCCAACACCGGCATTCCTGTCACTTTAACACATGCCTCTTCTACTAATCAAACATGACCCACCGGCCACTACAGCTTTGCATTATTGTAGACATTGCCACTGTCTCTCCCTGTGTCTCTTGGGATAAGCCACCAATCACCTTTGCTCTGTGTTTCTGATGCTGTACAGTGCAAATCCACCAAAGATTCACCAGGTTTCTAGTTAGGCAGCGATAAAATTGAGCAAACATTTTTGTCTACCAACTCCCTCGTTTTTGTCTAGTAACAACTTCTACCCTAGAATGCTTAATAATTTTCCTAAGTTCAGATTTAAGGGTTCGTTTGTTTGAGCATTTTTATCtaacatttttcttcttttatgaTCGCGTTTCTTGAACTGCTAAATttgttataaataaataaacttatttttaaatttatagtaattaaCACTTTGAACACCTTTTGACGTGCAGTTGTTTAGCTCAGCTAATAAACATAGCCTCAAGCTAGACTACTACCTTcgtcacaaaatataataatttttagctataaatcgttatctagatttatagctaaaaatgtttatattttggaacgggtGGAGTAGTTAGGAGTACAATTTAGCCGCATCAGAATTGGATAGGAAGATATGTTTGCACAAAATTACGCAGTGCTCCCCACAAGGAATCTTTAATGCAGGAGATGATCATACACGAAAAGAAAAGGCTTGTGGTGGCGCCACATCCCCCCTCCGATTTATAAAGCCCAACCAGAGCACTCGCAACACACTCACTCCTGCCCTTGCGAGCTTCGCACTCGCATCGCACGCAGCGATCGAGAGATAGAACAGCGAGATAATGGtagttgcttgcttgctttggCTTAGCTAAGCTCAAGCTAGCTCCTACTACTCCTACCTGCTTCAGCTTTGCTTCCTGCGCATGAGCTAGATGCTCCCTCGCATCCATCTCCTAGCTTTCCTTCCCTTtctctcgctgctgctgctgcatcctcCTCTCCTGTGACCTGTCACAGCTTGGCCTAGGACTAGTAGGGAGTAGTGATACTGTGGTTTGCTTGCTCGCTTTGTCTCTCTGAATCCTTGCAGCTTGGCTTGGCCTTGGCCTTGGCTGCTTTGAATAGTACCTGACGGCCTCGTGGCGCGCAAACCTTGTCCCTTTTCCCCGCAAATCCTTGCCGCCTTTTGGTCGCTctctgctcctcctcgtccctCGCGCCGTCACCACCTGCTCTGTCTCCTCTCCTTCTtgcagctcgtcgtcgtcgtcgttgatcTTTGgctatatattactccctcctgctgctgctgcacggacGCAGTGAGGAGGAAGAGCTCGTGACTTGTTTTCATCAGGAGTACAGTTGTCAGTCGCTgatcgaggtcgtcgtcgtcgccatccaTGGCGTGGAGGAGAGGGTtcggggaggaggatggcgcggcggcggcgggggagagcgGCCTCGAGCTCTGCCTTGGCCTCCCCGCctacttctcctcctcctcctcctccaagccaTCGGAGGGATCAACCGCTGCTCCTGCTTTTGCTCTCCGATCCAATGGAACCAATGCCTCCAAGCCAAGGTTTGTTCATTTGTTCGACAGAAATGGAGGTGGAAAGAAGCTAATTAATTCAATTTTGATGCTTAATTTATGTGTGAAAATGCATGTagcagggcagcggcggcggtgccggttGTGGGGTGGCCGCCGGTGCGGTCGTTCCGGCGGAAcctcgcctcgtcgtcgtcatcgtcgtccaagcaggcgccgccgccgccgtcgtcgtcgccgcagaACGGCGACAAGGCGAGCaaagacggcggcgcggagaaGGGCATGTTCGTGAAGATCAACATGGACGGCGTCCCGATCGGGAGGAAGGTCGACCTCACGGCGTACGGCGGCTACGCCcagctctccgccgccgtcgacaagCTCTtccgcggcctcctcgccggtgaGCTCAGCTTTACCttgcgccgcccgccgcgtggTGCGGTTTGCTCTTTGCTGTGACCTCATGCGAACACGATGCTATGCTATTGCTCGTGCAGCTCAGAGCGCTGCCGCTGACGGCGAggccgacgcggccgccgccggagagatggtcggcggcggcgagtacaCGCTCGTCtacgaggacgacgagggcgACCGGATGCTCGTCGGCGACGTTCCCTGGCAGTAAGTTGGACAAAACTACACATCCGTAGCTAGCTTCCATCCCAAATGAATTTCTCGTCTCATCGATCGATCCACTGCAGGATGTTCATCGCCACCGCGAAGAGGCTGCGCGTGCTCAAGAGCTCcgacctgccgccgccgtcggtgagcCTACCACCCACCAACCACCATGATCAATCAAAATGAATTTACTCCTGATTCGTTCTGAATTTGCAGCTGATGAGGGCGGCAGGGAGCAGGAAGAGGGCAGCAGCTGACAGCTGAACTAATCACTGTCAAtttcagctgctgctgccgatGATGATGAATTGATCATGGTGTGGTGCTTGGATTGAGATCCCTCTGCAGTCAAATACACGGTCACCTAGGGATTATCCGGCCTATATGTTAATGATAACGTCACGTGACTTTAACTGCAGAGGATTTTGATCTGTGGTGCTTGGCTTTATGGCCATTTTGATGTCTTTGGGCTGCATAATTATATGTATACTTACGAGAGATCATGACGGTATTAGTGGTCATGATTAGTAGTACGATCGAGTAGCATGGAACAGTGTTGTTAATTACTAGTAGCTGGGTGATTAAGCTAATCTATGGCGCCTTTGGTGGTGTAATTTTGGATGTAGGCAGGCATGTGAAATTAGTTATGTGTTTTGTTAATTAAGCGATCTAGTTAATGCGTTTAAGTTAATTATGGTGCCATGCATGTCTGCAAAAATGTGAGCTCCATCGTCGTGTCGGCGTTTCATCTCGATCAAGTTGTCATCATGGGCTCTAGTATTGCTATCCACCTCGGCAACTCAAAAGTGGGCTCACTTTTAGATTCGGCTAGTTTCAACTCAAAATCGAAGTGGATTTCGGCGTAGCTTCCACACACAATCCCTCGCGtgaaaattttgccaaaaaaaaaacacaacttaAAGGTAAACATTGGAGCTTTCAAACCAAAAGTTGGAATGATTCTCAAACTTGGGGCTCCGAGACACGCCGCATCCTGCCGCACTCTCCGCGCGCCATCCAACGGTCGTAACACGGCACACGTAGGCACAATTTCGCCTGATTGAATGAAATCATCTCCACATCTACTAACAGTACAGTACAACTTAAGATGTAAAGACAGTTTAGTGGAGGTGTTAACATGGGAATTTCTTCTTGTTCATTCGAGATATATTTTCATATCATGACATAATTCTTGTTGCATTATCATCATTGTTAATCCAGTCTTAACATGTATACCTAGCTTATAGGGTTTACTAACAAAAATACTATAAACAGTACTTGTACATactcctccgtccaaaaaaaaaaaccaatctagaatTAGATGGGATATAACCTAATACAAGGAATCTGGACATGctaaataaaagttttatccaaTACTAGATAGAATTTTTTGGACAGCGGGAGTACTGGAGTATGATCGAGAATCATTCTTGACGTTTCAACTTTCAGGGTAAAAACTTTCCTTGTTGTAGCATGTTGTTATTGAAAGTGCACATCTAACTGAAACCTAAGGACCGAGATTAACGTTGGGGATTTAACGGAAGAGTCACCGCTGCTGGTTTTACACGATGATTTCAGAGACAGGGATGCTAGCAAAATGTTTTTAGGGGAACATTCACCTGAACAAATAATGCTGGGATCACATTTTCCTTCCTTTGTTGTTACTTGCTGAGTTTTAGAGCAGAATATTATACTCCGTATTACACAGATTGTAAATTTTATACATTCTCAAACAGTTATAAATGGCTAG
Proteins encoded in this window:
- the LOC127775629 gene encoding auxin-responsive protein IAA2 isoform X1 → MAWRRGFGEEDGAAAAGESGLELCLGLPAYFSSSSSSKPSEGSTAAPAFALRSNGTNASKPSRAAAAVPVVGWPPVRSFRRNLASSSSSSSKQAPPPPSSSPQNGDKASKDGGAEKGMFVKINMDGVPIGRKVDLTAYGGYAQLSAAVDKLFRGLLAAQSAAADGEADAAAAGEMVGGGEYTLVYEDDEGDRMLVGDVPWQMFIATAKRLRVLKSSDLPPPSLMRAAGSRKRAAADS
- the LOC127775629 gene encoding auxin-responsive protein IAA2 isoform X2, producing the protein MAWRRGFGEEDGAAAAGESGLELCLGLPAYFSSSSSSKPSEGSTAAPAFALRSNGTNASKPRAAAAVPVVGWPPVRSFRRNLASSSSSSSKQAPPPPSSSPQNGDKASKDGGAEKGMFVKINMDGVPIGRKVDLTAYGGYAQLSAAVDKLFRGLLAAQSAAADGEADAAAAGEMVGGGEYTLVYEDDEGDRMLVGDVPWQMFIATAKRLRVLKSSDLPPPSLMRAAGSRKRAAADS